Proteins from one Caloramator mitchellensis genomic window:
- the tnpB gene encoding IS66 family insertion sequence element accessory protein TnpB (TnpB, as the term is used for proteins encoded by IS66 family insertion elements, is considered an accessory protein, since TnpC, encoded by a neighboring gene, is a DDE family transposase.): protein MLKLKQVQNVYLAVGKTDMRKSIDGLAIMVQMNFKLDPFSDAIFVFCNSKRDKIKILYWERNGFWLYYRRLEIGLANKNFLTK, encoded by the coding sequence GAAATTAAAGCAGGTTCAGAATGTCTATTTAGCTGTCGGTAAAACTGACATGCGCAAATCAATTGATGGACTTGCCATCATGGTTCAAATGAATTTCAAATTGGACCCATTTTCAGATGCAATATTTGTATTTTGTAATTCAAAACGCGACAAGATTAAAATACTTTATTGGGAACGTAATGGTTTTTGGCTATATTACAGGCGTTTAGAAATAGGCTTAGCAAACAAAAACTTTTTGACAAAGTAA